CGTGGTCTCGCTCGGCGACCTCGCGACCTACCTCGACCCGTCGTCCGCGCTCAGCGACATCACCGAGGCCGCGCCCAATAGTTGATCTTCAGGTTTCACGTGCAACGGTATCGACAGCCTTGGCTAGATCTTCCACCACCTGGGCATTCGCGAGCGCGCCCAGCGCTGGCCCGGGCAGCACGATCTTGCTGTGACGCACGCCGGAGCCAACGATCACGTTAGGTGCGGCGACCACGCGGGAGTCGACGAGGATCGGCCAGTCTTCGGGGAGCCCGATCGGCGTGATCCCGCCGTACTCCATCCCGGTCAGCTCCACCGCCTCCGACATGGGCGCGAAGCTCGCCTTGCGCACGTCGAGCATCTTCCGCACCACGCCGTTGACGTCGGCCCTGGTGGTGGCCAGGATGACGCAGGCCGCGTACCGGGTCACGCCCTCGCGCTTGCCGGCGACCACCACGCAGTTGGCCGAGACGTCGAGGCCCACCTCGTACGCCTCGCAGAACGCGGCCGTGTCCGCCAGCGTGGGGTCGATCGGCGCGACAAGCACCTCGTCCACGTCGACCGGCGCATCGGCCGGCCACGCGTCGAGCGCGGCCACGGTGGGCGCGGCGAGCAGATCCGGTCGCGTGCGGGCTGGCTCGGTCTTCAGAGTCCCTATCACGCCTGCGAGTCTTGCACCGGCGCGTACCGCTCGGCGAGGTAGGCCTCCCACGTCCGGATGCCGGTGGGCTGGTCGGTGGTGGTGAGCGCGCCTTCCCGCATCGCGCGAAGCATCTTGCCGGGCAGCCGCAGGGAGATCACCGGGCGGTGCCTGCCGGTGGCGCGCAGCCAGGAGCGCACGATCTCGTCCAAGGTCTGCACCTCCGGCCCGCCGAAGTTTTCCACCCGGTAGCTCGGCCCGCCCGCGAGCAGCTCGCCGATCCGGCCCGCGACGTCGCGCGGGTCGACAAGCTGCACGGTGATCCCGGGGTCGGTGACGAGGACGCCCAGGCGGCTGGCGAGAGGCAGGAAGCGTTCATCCACAAGCTGTGGAAACTGGGTGGCCCGCAGGATCGACCACGGCACCTGGCTGGCTTGTAGGACCTTCTCGGCCGCCAGCTTGGAGCGGTAGTAGCCGAACGGGATCCGGTCGATGCCGACGATCGAGACGAGCACCACGTGAGCGAGGCCCGCCCGCTCGGCCGCGGTGACGAGGCGGCGCGTGCCTGCCACGTCCACCTCGCCGGCCTTGCGGTACTGCTTGGTCGCGGATGCGAGGTGCACCACCGCCTCCACGCCGTCCACCGCTTCGACCAGTCCCTGCCCGGTCGCGAGGTCGGCCTTCACCCAGCCGGCCCTCGGGTGACGGCTGGTGCGGCGCACGTCGTGGCCGTCCTCTTCGAGGCGGGGGACCACCGCGCTGCCCAGGACTCCGCTCGCACCTGTCACGAGAACCTTCATGCGGGGTGGACGGATCAGTCCGGCGGAACGTGACCGAGCCGGCTTGACGTACCCAAGCTAATGCTGTTAGCTTTTTAGCTATGACAACTAGTTACCTGGACCGCGGCGAGGGCCGGATCGCGTACGAGGTGAGTGGCGAAGGGCCGCTGGTCGTGTGCGTGCCCGGCATGGGCGACCTGCGCTCGACCTTCCGCTTCACCGTCGCCGCCCTGGTCGACGCGGGCTACCGGGTAGCGGCGATGGACCTGCGCGGCCACGGGGACAGTGACGACGGCTTCGGTGCCTACGACGACCCCGCCGTGGCATCCGACATTCGCGCTCTGGTCACCCACCTCGGCGGTCGGCCGGCGCTCCTGGTCGGCAACTCGATGGGCGCCGCGGCCTCGATCATCGCGGCCGCCGAGGAGCCCGAGCTCGTCGCCGGCCTGGTGCTGCTGGGCCCGTGGGTGCGCGACCCCAAGCCCAACCCGGTGATGCGGCTGATGCAGCGCCTGATGCTGGTCAAGCCGTGGGGCCCGGCCGCCTGGCGGGCGTTCTACAAGACCCTCTATCCGGGCCGCCGCCCCACCGACCTGGCCGCCCACCTGGACCGCATCGGTGCGAGCATGCGCCGCGGCGACCACTGGCGTTCCTTCCAGCGGACCGTTGTCACCAGCCACGCCCCGGTCGAGGCCCGCCTTGACGACGTGCTGGCGCCCGCCCTGGTCGTGATGGGCGAAAAGGACCCCGACTTTCCGGACCCGGCGGCCGAGGCCCGCTTCGCGGCGGAGCGGCTGCGCGGCGAGCTGCTGATGGTGCCCGACTCGGGCCACTACCCGCAGGCCGACTCCCCCGACGTGGTCAACCCGGCGGTGCTGGCACACGCCGCCTCGGTCTTCGCCCGGTCGTAGCCGTGCGGCGGCAGGCCCGCGGCGTGATGATGGCGGCATGCGGGTTGCCACGCTCAACCTCTGGTGCCAGCACGGCGACTGGTCCGCACGCCGTGACGTGCTGACCGCCGGCTTCGCCGAGCTGCGGCCGGACCTGATCGCGTTTCAGGAGTCGATCGTCACGGACGACTACGACCAGATCGCCGACCTGCTCGGCGATGGGTACGAGCTGCACCACGGCGGCGGCCGCACGCCACGGGACGGTGCCGGCACCACGATCGCCAGCCGCTGGCCGATCGCCAAGGTGCACGAGCGGGACCTCAGCGTCACCGCGCGCGTCGACCCGGCCGAGCCCTGGATCGGCCGCGTGTACGCGGCGGAGATCGACGGCCCTGAGCCGCTGCTGTTCGTCAACCACAAGCCGTCGTACCCGTTGCACATGGAGCTTGAGCGCGAGCTGCAGGCGGTGGTCACGGCGCGCATGGTCGAGGATCTGGTCGGCGCCGACCTTCCCCACGTCGTGCTCGCCGGCGACTTCGACGCCACACCCGACGCGGCGAGCATCCGCTTCTGGTCCGGCAAGCAATCGCTTCAGGGCGTGAGCGTCTGCTACCGAGACGCGTGGGAGCAGGCGCACCCGGGCGAGGCGGGGTACACGTTCACCACCGGCAACCCGCTGATGGGCTGGGACTGGGACCGGCGGATCGACTACATCTTCGTCCGGTGCGAGGCCAAGGGCCCGACGCTGCGGATCGACCGGTGTGAACGGCTCTTCGCCGAGCCGGTCGACGGCGTGTGGGCGAGCGACCACTTCGGACTGGTGGCCGACCTCAGCCTGGCGGCTTCTCGTACGTGAGGCAGTAGTCGCCGCTCAGCCCTGGCAGCAGCGCGTCCCAGCACAGGAACGTCTCGCTGCGCAGCACAAGGTGGCGGCAGAGCACGCGGCCCATGTCCCAGGCGAGCGGCGTGATGTACCCGTCGTCTTCGAGGTTGGCCACGTTGACCACCGCGTGCCCGCCGGGCCGGAGAAGCCCTGCCACCTGCCGGAAGACGTCACCGATCTCGGCGAGGTAGGTCACGTAGTCGCCGTCCAGCGTCTCGTACGCGGTCAGCGGGTTTTCCGGGTGGTCGGTGGCGGTCATGTACGGCGGGGACGTCATGCACAGGTCAATCGGCCCGTCGACCAGCGCGGAGAGGTTGCGCGCGTCACCCTGCACGACGCGGACGTCGTCACCGCCGCTCAGCCGGCCACGGATCAGGTCGACGCGCTCGTCGAGCAGCTCGACGCCGATCGCCCGCCGGCCCATGCGCTCGGCAACCACCAGCGTGGTGCCGAAGCCGGCGAACGGGTCGAGCACCAGGTCGCCCGGGCCCGTGAACTCCTCCAGCACCGCCTCGACCAGTGCCTCCGGGTAGTGCACGTCCTCGTCGGCGCCCTCCGGGCGCTGCGCGATGAGCTCAGTCGCCTTCAGGTACAGCCACGGTTTCACTGCGCCAGTATCCGGCCGCAGCACTTCTTTTCGGAGCCCGCCCGTGCCCTATGCTGCCGCCGGACGGCTTCACGGGGAGGGTGGACGATGCGGCGAATGCGGTGGCTGGCGTTGGGCGTACTGGCGGTCGCGGTCCTCACCGGCTGTTCCGGACCGGCCGGCGTCGACGGCGACCTGACCGACGACTGGACCGCGCTGCCGGAGCCCAAGCCGTTCGTCCCGGCGTCGGGCGTCTGCCACGCCGGCTTCAAGCAGCTCACCGAGGCATCTCAGGGCGTCTACTTCCCGTTGGACTGCGGCGGGCAGCACGGCGCGGAGACCGTACACGTCGGGCAGTTCACCGGAGCCGACGCCGAGCGCGCCACGATGCCGCCGCGCGGCACGAAACCCACCCTCGCCGCGTTCGCCGAGTGCGACGCCAAGGCCAAGGAGTACGTCGGCGGCGACTGGCGCCACGGCCTGCTGAAGCTCGACCTGATCCTGCCGTCGCTGCAGGCGTGGGCGGGTGGCGGCCGGTGGTTCCGCTGCGACCTGCGGCAGCTCGAGTCGATCGACACGTACAGCGGAACATCCCGCGCCGCGCCGCTCAAGGACGCGCTGAAAGACGAGCCCAAGCTGCTGTTGGGCTGCTTCCGCCCGGTGCTGTCAAAGGATGGAAGGACCATCGACGTCATGAACGCGGCGGCGTGCACCACACCGCACCGCGCCGAGTTCGTCGGCATCTGGACGGCGCCGGACACGAGCTACACCGACTTCATCAAGAACACCCAGCGGATCCTGGCCGGGTGCGGCGGCGTGCTCGCCGCGTTCGCCAAGCTGCCCAACGACCGCAACCTCACCTACCGGGTCGGCACGACCTACGGCGTCGTCAGTGAGGAGGAGTGGCGCTCCGGCGACCGCGGCATCAAGTGCTACCTGTGGATGTACGACCGGGAGGTGCGGCGCTCGATGAAAGGCGCTGGTCCGGGCGTGCTCCCGGTCCGCTGACGCCACGCACGCGCCGGCTCTGGGACCGCTGAGGAGTGAAAACGCTCTGGTGGAGCCGAGGGACTCGAACCCCTAACCCCTGCCTTGCAAAGGCAGTGCTCTGCCAGTTGAGCTACGGCCCCGCCGGCGGCGTGACCGCCGACGAGTGGACTAGCGAAGGTCGGGCGCCGTGGTGGCCTCGTGCCACAGAGCGCGCTCGTCGTTGGACTCCTTGACCTTCTTGGCGATCAGG
The window above is part of the Phytohabitans houttuyneae genome. Proteins encoded here:
- a CDS encoding TRM11 family SAM-dependent methyltransferase → MKPWLYLKATELIAQRPEGADEDVHYPEALVEAVLEEFTGPGDLVLDPFAGFGTTLVVAERMGRRAIGVELLDERVDLIRGRLSGGDDVRVVQGDARNLSALVDGPIDLCMTSPPYMTATDHPENPLTAYETLDGDYVTYLAEIGDVFRQVAGLLRPGGHAVVNVANLEDDGYITPLAWDMGRVLCRHLVLRSETFLCWDALLPGLSGDYCLTYEKPPG
- a CDS encoding endonuclease/exonuclease/phosphatase family protein is translated as MRVATLNLWCQHGDWSARRDVLTAGFAELRPDLIAFQESIVTDDYDQIADLLGDGYELHHGGGRTPRDGAGTTIASRWPIAKVHERDLSVTARVDPAEPWIGRVYAAEIDGPEPLLFVNHKPSYPLHMELERELQAVVTARMVEDLVGADLPHVVLAGDFDATPDAASIRFWSGKQSLQGVSVCYRDAWEQAHPGEAGYTFTTGNPLMGWDWDRRIDYIFVRCEAKGPTLRIDRCERLFAEPVDGVWASDHFGLVADLSLAASRT
- a CDS encoding YbaK/EbsC family protein, with product MGTLKTEPARTRPDLLAAPTVAALDAWPADAPVDVDEVLVAPIDPTLADTAAFCEAYEVGLDVSANCVVVAGKREGVTRYAACVILATTRADVNGVVRKMLDVRKASFAPMSEAVELTGMEYGGITPIGLPEDWPILVDSRVVAAPNVIVGSGVRHSKIVLPGPALGALANAQVVEDLAKAVDTVARET
- a CDS encoding SDR family oxidoreductase — protein: MTGASGVLGSAVVPRLEEDGHDVRRTSRHPRAGWVKADLATGQGLVEAVDGVEAVVHLASATKQYRKAGEVDVAGTRRLVTAAERAGLAHVVLVSIVGIDRIPFGYYRSKLAAEKVLQASQVPWSILRATQFPQLVDERFLPLASRLGVLVTDPGITVQLVDPRDVAGRIGELLAGGPSYRVENFGGPEVQTLDEIVRSWLRATGRHRPVISLRLPGKMLRAMREGALTTTDQPTGIRTWEAYLAERYAPVQDSQA
- a CDS encoding alpha/beta fold hydrolase, translated to MTTSYLDRGEGRIAYEVSGEGPLVVCVPGMGDLRSTFRFTVAALVDAGYRVAAMDLRGHGDSDDGFGAYDDPAVASDIRALVTHLGGRPALLVGNSMGAAASIIAAAEEPELVAGLVLLGPWVRDPKPNPVMRLMQRLMLVKPWGPAAWRAFYKTLYPGRRPTDLAAHLDRIGASMRRGDHWRSFQRTVVTSHAPVEARLDDVLAPALVVMGEKDPDFPDPAAEARFAAERLRGELLMVPDSGHYPQADSPDVVNPAVLAHAASVFARS
- a CDS encoding septum formation family protein, which encodes MRRMRWLALGVLAVAVLTGCSGPAGVDGDLTDDWTALPEPKPFVPASGVCHAGFKQLTEASQGVYFPLDCGGQHGAETVHVGQFTGADAERATMPPRGTKPTLAAFAECDAKAKEYVGGDWRHGLLKLDLILPSLQAWAGGGRWFRCDLRQLESIDTYSGTSRAAPLKDALKDEPKLLLGCFRPVLSKDGRTIDVMNAAACTTPHRAEFVGIWTAPDTSYTDFIKNTQRILAGCGGVLAAFAKLPNDRNLTYRVGTTYGVVSEEEWRSGDRGIKCYLWMYDREVRRSMKGAGPGVLPVR
- a CDS encoding DLW-39 family protein, which codes for MWKKLIVIAGVIGAAALIAKKVKESNDERALWHEATTAPDLR